TTGGCAAAGAGCAAGGGGGCCACCATTTTTGGCGTTTGCAACGTCGTGGGAAGTTCGATCGCTCATGAGACCGATGCCGGAGCGTATACCCATGCGGGTCCGGAGATCGGAGTCGCATCGACCAAAGCCTTTACGGCTCAGGTTACCGTGTTGACGCTCATCGCACTGGAGTTGGGCCGCCGTCGAGGGGTGCTGTCCGAAAGCCGATTCCGTGAGCTTATATGGGAGCTCGATCGTATTCCGAACCTCGTTGAGCAGTTACTCAAAGAAGATGCGCACATTCAGCACATCGCCTCTATGTACAAGGACGCAAATAACGCGCTTTACCTGGGACGAGGCTACAACTTCCCGGTCGCGCTCGAAGGAGCTCTGAAGCTTAAAGAAATCAGCTATATCCACGCCGAGGGATACCCGGCTGCCGAAATGAAGCACGGACCTATCGCCTTGATCGATCGCGATATGCCGGTCATATTCATCGCACCGCGCCGCGGACATTACGAGAAAGTCCTGAGCAACATGCAGGAAGTGAAAGCGCGAAACGGACGAATTTTGGCCATCGTCAACGGCAAAGACGGGCAGGTCGAAAGTCTCTGCGAGCACGTTATCGAAATTCCGGACACAGAAGAGGCCTTTAGCCCGTTGCTAGCGACCATTCCGCTGCAATTGCTGAGCTACCACATCGCCGTAATGCGCGGTTGCAACGTGGACCAGCCCCGAAATCTGGCGAAATCGGTAACGGTCGAGTAAGCCGCCCGTAAGTTTTAAGGGGTGTGCCTACGGCACGATAAATGATCTCAGCGGTTATTGAAATCGTTCATGGTACGTTGGAGTCCGGCCGTCCCAAACGACTTGATCAATTCGGTCGCGAGCTCTATTCGAGCCTTCAAATCTTTCTTTTCTTCACCGGTCCATTCGCCAAGCACATAATCCACTTGTCGGCCATTTGAGAATTCGTTTCCGACACCAAAGCGCAATCTGGGATAGTTTGGGTTGCCCAGGGTTTGCTGGATATTCTTGAGCCCATTATGACCTCCATCGGAGCCTTTTCCCTTGAGGCGTAACTTGCCAAATGGAAGGGCGATATCGTCGGTCACCACCAGTAGTTGGTTGGTCGAAACCTTCTCTTTTTGTAACCAGTAATTTACGGCCTTACCGCTGAGATTCATGTATGTGCTCGGCTTGATGAGCACGAACGGCCGTCCTTTCCATTTGAACTCGGCCCGATCGCCATAGCGATCGGCAGAAAAAGAAATACTGGATGACTCTGCGAGTGCATCCAGTATTTGAAATCCGATGTTGTGACGGGTATTCGCGTACTCCGCCCCAATATTTCCAAGTCCTACTACGAGACTCTTTTTCACGCTTATTCAGCTGCTTCGGCAGTAGCTTCGGCGTTTTCGCCTTCAGCTCCTCCTCCTTCTTCGCTTTCTTCACCCTCTTCGTCTTCTTCCTCGTCGAGGATAGCTTTACGAGCGGTCAATACGGCTACAACAACTGAACGATCCGCGTTCAAGATCTCGAATGGCATTCCTTCACCTACTTCGGCAACCGTTTTGGTGTGGCCGATGCGCATTTCAGAAATGTCGATGTTGATGGCGCTAGGTAAGTTAGCTGGAAGAGCTTTTACGCGCAGACGACGCTGAGCGTGACGCAATCTACCACCGATACGAACACCAATGGCGCTTCCGTGCAAGTGCACGGGAATCTGCATGATCACCTCTTTGTCATCGAATAC
This is a stretch of genomic DNA from Flavobacteriales bacterium. It encodes these proteins:
- the pth gene encoding aminoacyl-tRNA hydrolase — protein: MKKSLVVGLGNIGAEYANTRHNIGFQILDALAESSSISFSADRYGDRAEFKWKGRPFVLIKPSTYMNLSGKAVNYWLQKEKVSTNQLLVVTDDIALPFGKLRLKGKGSDGGHNGLKNIQQTLGNPNYPRLRFGVGNEFSNGRQVDYVLGEWTGEEKKDLKARIELATELIKSFGTAGLQRTMNDFNNR
- a CDS encoding 50S ribosomal protein L25, yielding MEVVSISGKLREEIGKKDAKRLRREEMVPCVVYGGEKNIHFFTDSRNFKNLIYTADAHLVELDIDGKKVSAVLKATQYHPVTDELMHADFMQVFDDKEVIMQIPVHLHGSAIGVRIGGRLRHAQRRLRVKALPANLPSAINIDISEMRIGHTKTVAEVGEGMPFEILNADRSVVVAVLTARKAILDEEEDEEGEESEEGGGAEGENAEATAEAAE